The Rhodanobacter sp. LX-99 genome segment CGGCGGCCTCCTCCACGTCGCGCTCGAGCGATTCGAGCACCGGCTGCAGCGTGCGCACCACGAACGGAAAGCCGACGAACACCATCGCCAGCAGCACGCCCAGCGGCGTGTACGCCACCTTGACGCCGAGCGTGGCGAGCCAGCCGCCGAGCCAGCCGTTCGGCGCGTACAGCGTGGTCAGCGCGATGCCCGCCACCGCCGTCGGCAAGGCAAACGGCAGGTCGATCAGCGCGTCGAACAGGCGCCGCCCCGGAAAGCGGTAGCGCACCAGCACCCACGCCACCAGCAGGCCGGCCAGCGCATTGATCGACGCCGCCAGCAATGCGCCGCCGAAGCTGAGCCTGAGTGCGCTCAGCGTGCGCGGCGACGCCAGCAGGTGCAGCAGGCCGGCGAAGCCGATGCCGGAGGCCTTCCACGCCAGCGCCGCCAGCGGCAGCAGCACGATCAGTCCGAGGTACGCCAGCGCGTAACCCAGGCTGAGGCCGAACCCCGGCAGGAGGCGGCGGCGCATGCGGCTCAACTGCCCGGACCGATCTGGTCGAAGATCGCGCCGTCGGCGAAGAACTTCGCCTGCGCCTGGCGCCAGCCGCCGAACACCTCGTCGATGGTGAAGGTGTTTACCTTGGGAAACTGCGCGGCGAACTGCTGCGCCACCTGCGGCGAACGCGGCCGGTAGAAGCGCCTGGCCTCGATCGCCTGGCCCTCGGGCGAGTACAGGAATTTCAGGTAGGCCTCGGCGACCGCGCGCGTACCGTGCTTGTCGGCATTCCGGTCCACCACCGCCACCGGCGGCTCGGCCAGGATGCTCACCGACGGCGCCACGATCTCGAACGTGTCCTTGCCGAGCTCGCGCTGCGCCAGCAGCGCCTCGTTCTCCCACGCCAGCAGCACGTCGCCGACGCCGCGCTGGGCGAAGGTATTGGTGGCGCCGCGAGCGCCTGTGTCGAGTACCGGCACGTGCTTGAACAGTTCGTGCACGTACGCGCGCGCCTTCGCCTCGTTGCCGCCCGGCTGCTTCAGCGCGTAGCCCCACGCTGCCAGGAAGTTCCAGCGCGCGCCACCGGAGGTCTTCGGGTTCGGCGTGATCACCTGCACGCCGGGCCTGATCAGGTCGGGCCAGTCCCGGATGCCCTTCGGATTGCCCTTGCGCACCAGGAACACGATGGTCGACGTGTACGGCGAGGCGTTCTGCGGCAGCCGCCGCTGCCAGTCCTTCGCCAGCAACCCGTGATCGGCGATGGCGTCGACGTCCCCGGCCAGCGCCAGCGTGACCACGTCGGCCGGCAGGCCGTCGGCCACCGAGCGCGCCTGCTTGCCCGAACCGCCATGCGACATCTCGATGGTGACGTTGTCGCCGTGCTGCGCCCTCCACTGCGCGGCAAAAGCCGCATTCACGTCGCGATAGAGTTCGCGGGTGGGGTCGTACGACACGTTCAGCAGGGTCACGTCCCTGGCGATCGCCGTCGTCGCCACCAGGGTTGCCGCGAGTGCCAGCCATGCAGGGAGCTTGATCATCGCCGTCTCCGGTCCGGTCGGGGAAGATCAGCCTATCGACTCGGCGCCCCGCTGCGAACTTGCGAAATGGCATATGGTTATGAGCGTCCGTACCGCGCCGGCGGACCGGCCTGCGACCTTGGTACCAGGCCGGCCGCGGCCAATCCGTCGTATCCTTGGCAGCTGACTCTCCCTGAGGAAGGCACGGCAATGGACAAGGTTTACCCCAGCGCGGCGAAAGCCCTCGATGGCCTGTTGT includes the following:
- the cysT gene encoding sulfate ABC transporter permease subunit CysT, giving the protein MRRRLLPGFGLSLGYALAYLGLIVLLPLAALAWKASGIGFAGLLHLLASPRTLSALRLSFGGALLAASINALAGLLVAWVLVRYRFPGRRLFDALIDLPFALPTAVAGIALTTLYAPNGWLGGWLATLGVKVAYTPLGVLLAMVFVGFPFVVRTLQPVLESLERDVEEAAGSLGARRWQTFLRVILPLLLPTLLTGFALALARAVGEYGSVIFIAGNIPMRSEIAPLLIVQKLEQFDYAGAAALGVVMLLASFVLLLAITLLQRWSSRWTEPAR
- a CDS encoding sulfate ABC transporter substrate-binding protein encodes the protein MIKLPAWLALAATLVATTAIARDVTLLNVSYDPTRELYRDVNAAFAAQWRAQHGDNVTIEMSHGGSGKQARSVADGLPADVVTLALAGDVDAIADHGLLAKDWQRRLPQNASPYTSTIVFLVRKGNPKGIRDWPDLIRPGVQVITPNPKTSGGARWNFLAAWGYALKQPGGNEAKARAYVHELFKHVPVLDTGARGATNTFAQRGVGDVLLAWENEALLAQRELGKDTFEIVAPSVSILAEPPVAVVDRNADKHGTRAVAEAYLKFLYSPEGQAIEARRFYRPRSPQVAQQFAAQFPKVNTFTIDEVFGGWRQAQAKFFADGAIFDQIGPGS